In Heptranchias perlo isolate sHepPer1 unplaced genomic scaffold, sHepPer1.hap1 HAP1_SCAFFOLD_538, whole genome shotgun sequence, the following are encoded in one genomic region:
- the LOC137315130 gene encoding zinc finger protein 585A-like: MEKPWKCGDCGKGFNYPSRLEIHQHSHTGERPFTCSVCGKGFAHSSTLLTHQRVHSDERPFKCSDCEMRFKSKINLLIHQRTHTGERPFTCSVCGKGFTISSSLQTHQRVHTGERPFKCSDCEKRFKCKRNLLTHQCTHTGVRPFTCSLCGKGFTQSSLLLTHQRVHTGERPFTCSVCGKGFTQSSLLLTHQRVHTGERPFTCSVCGKGYTQSSTLLTHQRLHSDERPLKCSDCEKRFQSKSNLLSHQRTHTGERPFICSECGKGFTWSSELLTHQRVHTGERPFKCSDCERRFKSKIELLRHQRTHTGERPFICTVCGKRFTQSSILLTHQRVHTGESPFTCSLCGKRFTRSSILLRHQRVHSDERPFKCSDCEKRFESKIELLRHQRTHTGERPFICTVCGKRFTQSSNLLKHQRVHTGERPFTCTLCGMRFTRSFILQRHQRVHSDERPFKCSVCEKRFKSKFNLLTHQRTHTGERPFSCSVYGKGFAGSSTLLKHQRVHTGERPFTCSVCGKRFTRPSNLQRHQRVHSDERPFKCSDCEKRYKSKFNLLTHQRTHTGERPLTCSVCGKRFTWSSNLLQHQRVHTERPLNVLTVGRDLKSETNC, translated from the coding sequence atggagaaaccttggaaatgtggggactgtgggaagggattcaattacccgtccaggCTGGAAATTCATCaacacagtcacactggggagaggccgttcacctgctccgtgtgtgggaagggattcgctcattcatccaccctgctgacacaccagcgagttcactctgatgagagaccttttaaatgttctgactgtgagatgaggtttaaaagcaaaattaatctgctgatacaccaacgtacccacactggggagaggccgttcacctgctccgtgtgtgggaagggattcactatttcatccagcctccagacacaccagcgagttcacactggggagagaccttttaaatgttctgactgtgagaagaggtttaaatgcaaaaggaacctgctgacacaccaatgtacccacactggggtgaggccgttcacctgctccttgtgtgggaagggattcactcagtcatccctcctcctgacacaccagcgagttcacactggggagaggccgttcacctgctccgtgtgtgggaagggattcactcagtcatccctcctcctgacacaccagcgagttcacactggggagaggccgttcacctgctccgtgtgcgggaagggatacactcagtcatccaccctgctgacacaccagcgacttcactctgatgagagacctttgaaatgttctgactgtgagaagaggtttcaaagcaaaagtaatctgctgtcacaccaacgcactcacactggggagagaccgttcatctgctctgagtgtgggaagggattcacttggtcatctgagcttctgacacaccagcgagttcacactggggagaggccttttaaatgttctgactgtgagaggaggtttaaaagcaaaattgaactgctgagacaccaacgcactcacactggggagagaccgttcatctgcaccgtgtgtgggaagagattcactcagtcgtccatcctgctgacacaccagcgagttcacactggggagagtccgttcacctgctccttgtgtgggaagcgattcactcggtcatccatcctgctgagacaccagcgggttcactctgatgagagaccttttaaatgttctgactgtgagaagaggtttgaaagcaaaattgaactgctgagacaccaacgcacccacactggggagaggccgttcatctgcaccgtgtgtgggaagagattcactcagtcatccaacctgctgaaacaccagcgagttcacactggggagaggccgttcacctgcaccttgtgtgggatgagattcactcggtcattcaTCCTgcagagacaccagcgagttcactccgatgagagaccttttaaatgttctgtctgtgagaagaggtttaaaagcaaatttaatctgctgacacaccaacgcacccacactggggagaggccgttctcctgctctgtgtatgggaagggattcgctgggtcatccaccctgctgaaacaccagcgagttcacactggggagaggccgttcacctgctccgtgtgtgggaagagattcactcggccaTCCAACCTgcagagacaccagcgagttcactccgatgagagaccttttaaatgttctgactgtgagaagaggtataaaagcaaatttaatctgctgacacaccaacgcacccacactggggagaggccgctcacctgctcagtgtgtgggaagagattcacttggtcatccaacctgctgcaacaccagcgagttcacactgagagacctttaaatgttctgactgtgggaagagatttaaaatcagaaacgaactgctga
- the LOC137315133 gene encoding zinc finger protein 774-like, which translates to LERHKDTRTMEKPWKCGDCGKGFNYPSQLETHRRRHTGERPFTCSVCGKGFTQSSGLLTHQRVHTGERPFKCSDCEKRFECKSNLLKHQRTHTGERPFTCSVCGKGFNRSSHLLSHQRVHSDERPFKCSDCEKRFKSKIHLLTHQRTHTGEGPFTCSACGKGFTWASNLLRHQRVHTGERPFTCSACGKRFTRSSHLLSHQRVHSDERPF; encoded by the coding sequence ctggagagacacaaggacacccggaccatggagaaaccgtggaaatgcggggactgtgggaagggattcaattacccgtcacagctggaaactcatcgacgccgtcacactggggagaggccgttcacctgctccgtgtgtgggaagggattcactcagtcatccggcctcctgacacaccagcgagttcacactggggagagaccttttaaatgttctgactgtgagaagaggtttgaatgcaaaagtaatctgctgaaacaccaacgcactcacactggggagaggccgttcacctgctccgtgtgtgggaagggattcaatcggtcatcacaccttctgtcacaccagcgagttcactctgatgagagaccttttaaatgttctgactgtgagaagagatttaaaagcaaaattcatctgctgacacaccaacgcactcacactggagaggggccgttcacctgctctgcttgtgggaagggattcacttgggcatccaacctgctgagacaccagcgagttcacactggggagaggccgttcacctgctctgcgtgtgggaagagattcactcggtcatcacaccttctgtcacaccagcgagtgcactccgatgagagacctttt